The genomic window TGAACTACAGCTACTACAGTCAACATTATGGCTAAGCTTGCAGCCACTCTAAACAGCATCACTACCCTAATCACTTCCCGTTTCTTGTTTTACAGCTATTTTACTTACACAACATTTCACAAACCTTCACTTTTACAGCCACTGAGTTGAGTTTTTCCACTTGGTTGGTGAATAATTAAATACTATCTTACATCATATTGATAACCACTATCATTAATGATAGTAATGCGATAAACCCTTAGCACTACATGTGTTTCATTTACCTGTTAAAAGAGAGGGAGTACATGAATTCAAAACTGTTATTAAGAAGGATTGTTCTTTTCTGCGTTGCCATTGGTTTTCCCTTGTTCGCCCAAACTCAATTACCCCAAATAGACGTAGTTGGTGAAAAGGAGGATGAGTCGGAAAAGATAACCGGTTCCTACGAAACAGTAGAACAAGAGACGCTTGAAAAGACAAAACCGCTCAGTACACAGGATGCACTTCGCCAGGTTACCGGAATAAACGTGGTTGAAACCGATGGACATGGTTTCTATCCACGAATCGGAATCAGGGGACTTAATCCGGACATGAGCAAAAAAGTGCTGCTTTTGGAAGACGGGGCCCCGGTTCAGCTTGGACCATTTATCGATCCTGCAGCGTATTACAACCCACCAATTGAGCGAATGGAGCGCATAGAAGTGCTTAAGGGCAGCAGCTCACTTCGCTATGGTCCTTCCACCATAGGAGGTGCAATCAACTATGTTACACGCAAGCCTAAACCGGGACGCAATGCCCTTTTCTCTCTTTCTGCCGGCAACAATGACTACTTGTCGTTACTGGGTGAGTACGGGGATATGTGGGGAAACTCACTTGGCTCTATATCAGTTTTGCATAAACGGGGTGGTGGTTTCAGAGAAATGCCTTTTAGATTAACAGATGTACTCTTGAAGTGGGGTACTGGATTAGGCGAGGACCACTATTTAGGTATTAAGGGAACTTTTTATGACCATGTTTCTAACCATACCTATCTGGGTTTAACGGAGCGGGAGTTTGAAGAAAACCACCTGCTTAACCGTGCTCAAAACGACGATATGTTTGTCCGCCGTTACTCTGTGGATCTAAATCATGAGTATGTGATAGCTGATAATCTGATCTGGAACACTCTTTTTTACTGGAACAACGCAACAAGAGACTGGTGGCGCGAGGACTTTGCCTTTTCTTCTTTAGACACTGTAGATGCTTACGGGGCATCTGTTGAAGCGGGTAACAATTTTATGCGCAATTCAGTTGGCGGCCGTCTGCGTGAGTTTAATGTTATGGGTATAGACAGTCGTGTTGAACTGGAGTACCAACTTTTGGGAATGGAAAATTCCGCAAGTTTTGGATTTCGCCCTCACTTTGAGTGGATGGAAAACCGCAGAGTTAACAACCAGGAAAGTGCAACTGCCAGAGACGGGGATTTGGCACAACACGACAAACGAAGAGTTAAGGCACTTGCTTTCTATGGACTTAACAGAGTAGATCTGGGTAATTCTTTCACTCTAACACCGGGTTTAAGAGTAGAGTATTATAACTATAACAGAAACATACTACGGTGGGGTGATACCCGGGTCGACACCGAGAAAGTCCACAGTAACACAGTGTTGATTCCCGGAGGAGGGTTTGTGTATCGCGCTATGCCACAGGCCCACATTTTTGGAGGGGTTCATCGGGGATTTGCGCCACCAAGAGTAGCTGATGCAATAGATAATAGTGGTGTTGATGTTGAGCTGGATGCAGAACGCAGCATTAACTACGAACTTGGTGTCAGAGGTACAGTAGGTGGCTTGCAGTATGAGCTTGCAGGATTTAGATATGATTTTGATAATCAAATTGTTCAGGCCAGTGAAGCGGGCGGTGCAGCGGCTGGTAATTACACCAATGCCGGTAAAACACTCAACCAGGGTATTGAGGCAGGGATAAAGGTTAATCCTTTAGACCCTCTGTCAATAGATGTTAACTATACCTGGATTTCGGTTGCAGAGTTTACCACTACCCTGTTAAATAATTCAGGTGATACAGTTTACCATGAGGGTAATCGTTTACCGTACTCACCAAATCATCTGGCAAATCTACGGCTTGGATATTATCTTGGCCCTGTACATCTGGGTGTAACATACAGCTATGTAGGTAAACAGTACTCAGATTTTGCCAACACAGAAGAGGGCTCACCAAATGGAAGAAGCGGTGCTTTGCCGGCCTACTCTCTTTTGAATGCGGATATTACCTGGAATATCAACAACTCTGTAGATGTGTATGGAAACGTAAAGAATATTTTGGATGAAAAATACATATCTTCCAGAGCACCCAGGGGTATATTTCCCGGCTTAAGCAGAACAATTCGCATGGGAACGAAGGTAGCGTTTTAGGTTGGCCCCTCCTGCGCCAGTACGCTACGG from Chitinispirillales bacterium ANBcel5 includes these protein-coding regions:
- a CDS encoding TonB-dependent receptor, which produces MNSKLLLRRIVLFCVAIGFPLFAQTQLPQIDVVGEKEDESEKITGSYETVEQETLEKTKPLSTQDALRQVTGINVVETDGHGFYPRIGIRGLNPDMSKKVLLLEDGAPVQLGPFIDPAAYYNPPIERMERIEVLKGSSSLRYGPSTIGGAINYVTRKPKPGRNALFSLSAGNNDYLSLLGEYGDMWGNSLGSISVLHKRGGGFREMPFRLTDVLLKWGTGLGEDHYLGIKGTFYDHVSNHTYLGLTEREFEENHLLNRAQNDDMFVRRYSVDLNHEYVIADNLIWNTLFYWNNATRDWWREDFAFSSLDTVDAYGASVEAGNNFMRNSVGGRLREFNVMGIDSRVELEYQLLGMENSASFGFRPHFEWMENRRVNNQESATARDGDLAQHDKRRVKALAFYGLNRVDLGNSFTLTPGLRVEYYNYNRNILRWGDTRVDTEKVHSNTVLIPGGGFVYRAMPQAHIFGGVHRGFAPPRVADAIDNSGVDVELDAERSINYELGVRGTVGGLQYELAGFRYDFDNQIVQASEAGGAAAGNYTNAGKTLNQGIEAGIKVNPLDPLSIDVNYTWISVAEFTTTLLNNSGDTVYHEGNRLPYSPNHLANLRLGYYLGPVHLGVTYSYVGKQYSDFANTEEGSPNGRSGALPAYSLLNADITWNINNSVDVYGNVKNILDEKYISSRAPRGIFPGLSRTIRMGTKVAF